One genomic region from Spirulina subsalsa PCC 9445 encodes:
- a CDS encoding Uma2 family endonuclease: MVQTPIPPHILYPDSDGQPMAENTLQYDWIVRLVSNLRRLFVNQQVFVAGDLLWYPVQVDKPPAPAQAPDAMVVFGRPPGYRGSYKQWEEDNIAPQVVFEILSPSNTRSEMLAKQTFYQKHGVLEMFFYDPESYDFWGFVREEEGEDFVLITPLHLPWTSPRLQIRFELGAEGLRIFYPNGEHFKDPGEFMEERDLIQQERDQIQQERDQIQQERDQIQQERDRALAKLRELGIDPDAL; this comes from the coding sequence ATGGTTCAAACACCTATCCCACCTCACATTCTTTACCCAGATTCCGATGGTCAACCCATGGCAGAAAACACCCTACAGTATGATTGGATTGTCCGTCTAGTTAGTAATCTGAGACGTTTATTTGTCAATCAACAAGTCTTTGTCGCGGGGGATTTACTATGGTATCCCGTACAGGTGGATAAACCCCCCGCTCCGGCTCAAGCACCCGATGCTATGGTAGTGTTTGGTCGTCCTCCCGGATATCGTGGCAGTTATAAACAATGGGAGGAAGATAATATTGCCCCTCAAGTGGTGTTTGAAATTCTTTCCCCAAGTAACACCCGCAGCGAGATGTTAGCCAAGCAAACATTCTATCAAAAACATGGGGTGCTAGAGATGTTTTTTTATGACCCAGAATCCTATGATTTTTGGGGATTTGTGCGGGAGGAGGAGGGGGAGGATTTTGTTTTAATTACCCCCCTCCATCTACCTTGGACATCACCCCGTTTACAAATCCGCTTTGAATTGGGTGCAGAAGGGTTAAGGATTTTCTATCCCAATGGGGAACACTTTAAAGATCCCGGGGAGTTTATGGAGGAACGGGATTTAATTCAGCAGGAACGGGATCAAATTCAACAGGAACGGGATCAAATTCAACAGGAACGGGATCAAATTCAGCAGGAACGCGATCGCGCTTTAGCTAAATTACGAGAATTAGGGATTGATCCAGACGCGCTGTAA
- a CDS encoding microcompartments protein translates to MGIDLRSYVFLDNLQPQHAAYIGTVALGFLPLPGDTSLWIEISPGIEINRITDVALKATAVRPGVQFVERLYGLLEIHSPSQGETRTAGQAILDTLGVSERDRLKPRIISSQIIRNLDAHQAQLINRSRRGQLILAGQTLYVLEVQPAAYAALAANEAEKAASINILQVSAIGSFGRLYLGGEERDILAASRALIGALESVSGRPHPDQKNE, encoded by the coding sequence TTGGGCATTGATCTACGCAGTTACGTTTTTCTTGATAATCTACAACCCCAACACGCTGCTTATATTGGAACCGTTGCTCTTGGTTTTCTCCCCCTCCCGGGCGACACTTCCCTCTGGATTGAAATTTCTCCGGGCATTGAGATTAACCGCATTACGGATGTGGCATTAAAAGCAACGGCCGTCCGTCCGGGGGTACAATTTGTAGAACGTTTGTATGGATTATTAGAGATACATTCTCCGAGTCAGGGGGAAACGCGAACAGCAGGACAAGCGATTTTAGATACTCTGGGGGTGTCAGAACGCGATCGCCTTAAACCCCGAATTATTTCGAGTCAAATTATCCGCAATTTGGACGCACACCAAGCCCAGTTAATTAATCGCAGTCGTCGCGGTCAGCTAATTCTAGCAGGACAGACCCTTTATGTGTTGGAAGTGCAACCTGCCGCCTATGCGGCTTTAGCGGCCAATGAAGCGGAAAAAGCGGCCTCAATCAATATTTTACAAGTCTCGGCGATTGGGAGTTTTGGGCGGTTGTATTTGGGGGGAGAAGAACGGGATATTTTAGCGGCTTCTCGCGCTCTGATTGGCGCATTGGAAAGTGTGTCGGGACGACCTCATCCTGACCAAAAAAATGAGTAA